A segment of the uncultured Desulfobulbus sp. genome:
TATAGCCAGGATTTCTTAACTACCTATGTGAGTTTCAAGAAAGGGAAGGGGGAGGATGTCGATTTCAAGGCTCTGCAGGAGTTTGTGGCCCCATATACCCCTGAGGCCGCAGCTAAAACCTGCGGTGGCAACATCACAGCAGAGGATATTCGCCAGGTCGCTCGCTGGTTTGCGACTTCAAAGGGGACGGTCAGCCTCTGGTGCATGGGCATCAATCAGCGCAAGCAGGGGGTCTGGGCCAACAACCTTATCCATAATCTGCATATTCTTACCGGCCAACTCTTGAAAGAAGGCGCTGATTCACTCTCGCTCACTGGTCAGCCGAATGCCTGTGGTGGTGTGCGTGAGGCGGGAGGCCTCTGTCATATCCTTCCAGGCCACCGCCCGGTGGTTAAAGAGGCCCTGCGCAGGCAGGTGGAGAAGGCCTGGGGCATTCCAGAGGGACGTATCCCCGCAAAACCGGGGATGCATACCATGAAGATGTTCAGCGGAGTAAACGAAGGCGCTATCAAAGCCATCTGGATCAACTGCACCAGCCCCGCCCAGAGCCTACCCAACTGTTCACACTACAACAAAGGTATGGCATCCGAAGGGACCTTTATCGTCTGTTCAGATATCTTTAAGACCCGTACCACTGAGTTTGCTAACCTGATTTTACCGACCGCCTTTCATTTCGAAAAAACAGGGGTCTATGGTTGTACCGAACGCCGAAGTCAGTTGACTCTCAAAGCCCTTGATGCCCCCGGTTCAGCTAAGCCCGAGGTCTGGATTGGGCGAGAATGGGCGAAGTTGCTGGCACGGAAGTTACAAGATCCGGTTATCAGCCACTGCGTCAAATCCTTTGAAGGACTGGAGGAGAATATCGCATTGCCTCAGGCTATCTGGGATGAATACACGCAGAAGTTGACCAAAGGCAGAGATAACGATCTGCGTGGTGCAACCTATGCGGTTCTGGCACGTATGGCGGATGGGGTGCAATGGCCTGCACCGACTGAAACCTTTGCCCTGACAGGCGGCACTGTGAAAAAATTTGTCAAAGGCATGGACCCCATGGCCCAAACAGAATCAAAAAATGATTTACCCTATCAGTTTTACGGACCAGCGCATCCGGATCGAAAATTGTGGATTTGGCTCAGGCCTCAGGCGAATCCTTCGGAAGTCCCTGATGCTGAGTATCCCTTTTACCTCTCAACCGGCCGCATTATTGACCACTGGCATACCATGTCCATGACCGGGCGTGTGCCCGAGTTATTGCGGGCTAACCCTTATGCGCATGTTGAACTCAATCCCATAGATGCAGAGAAGTTGGGTATCAAGCCCGGCGACATGGTTGAGATCACTTCCCGGAGGGGCAGTAATATCCTTCCGGCTAAAGTGTATGAGGGGCCACTTGAAGGGATGGTTTTTGTCTACTGGCACGACCAGGAGGCAAGTCGCATGATCAATAAGGTAACCAAAGATGATTACGATCCGGGATCAAAAGAACCTGAATTCAAAATCTGCGCGGTCAAGGTTCAGCGTGTTTCCGGCCCCCAGCCGCTTAAGCCGTTTCTGGTTGCCTGAGTCCTAGAAGCGATGCTGGAGTAACATGGCGTTGCCCCAGCAAACCCGGGTTCAGGAAAAAATAATCGTGAGCACCATAGAGGGAGGTCTTTATGCCCATTTGCGGTGTGGTCATTACAGCCCAGCCTGAACATCTGGATGCGGCCTGTGCATTTCTGCGAACGATGGCTGAAGTTGAAGTACACGGAACCGATGGCAAAGGCAATATCGTGGCAGTTTTTGATACCAAAAACAGTGAGGCGATGGAGCATGTAATAAAA
Coding sequences within it:
- a CDS encoding molybdopterin-dependent oxidoreductase, which codes for MVQTRRDFIKKTAALSAASYIGLQLPYSDESLCRAAEKESWHRGSCRLCGVGCRVELGIRDGKPFALRGVSDARTNYGYLCMKGMHFWKCMGHPDRLTKPLYRARKSDPFREISWEQALDIAATRFADAVKANGPDSVAYYGSGQCLTEETYLFQKIFRGGLQTNNVEGNPRLCMASAVGGYLSSFGADEPIGGYADLEKAHCFFIIGSNTAEAHPVLFRRIMRRKLDNPEVKVINADPRVSQTSRIADKHLQFKPGTDLSLLNAMAQVIIEEKLYSQDFLTTYVSFKKGKGEDVDFKALQEFVAPYTPEAAAKTCGGNITAEDIRQVARWFATSKGTVSLWCMGINQRKQGVWANNLIHNLHILTGQLLKEGADSLSLTGQPNACGGVREAGGLCHILPGHRPVVKEALRRQVEKAWGIPEGRIPAKPGMHTMKMFSGVNEGAIKAIWINCTSPAQSLPNCSHYNKGMASEGTFIVCSDIFKTRTTEFANLILPTAFHFEKTGVYGCTERRSQLTLKALDAPGSAKPEVWIGREWAKLLARKLQDPVISHCVKSFEGLEENIALPQAIWDEYTQKLTKGRDNDLRGATYAVLARMADGVQWPAPTETFALTGGTVKKFVKGMDPMAQTESKNDLPYQFYGPAHPDRKLWIWLRPQANPSEVPDAEYPFYLSTGRIIDHWHTMSMTGRVPELLRANPYAHVELNPIDAEKLGIKPGDMVEITSRRGSNILPAKVYEGPLEGMVFVYWHDQEASRMINKVTKDDYDPGSKEPEFKICAVKVQRVSGPQPLKPFLVA
- a CDS encoding chaperone NapD, whose translation is MPICGVVITAQPEHLDAACAFLRTMAEVEVHGTDGKGNIVAVFDTKNSEAMEHVIKTVNACPFILHAGITYINMEDLLEASCGEEG